One Roseomonas sp. OT10 DNA window includes the following coding sequences:
- a CDS encoding bifunctional 2-C-methyl-D-erythritol 4-phosphate cytidylyltransferase/2-C-methyl-D-erythritol 2,4-cyclodiphosphate synthase, with product MTRPVPSAATPPSPPRAVALLLAAGQGLRFGAAAPKQFLPLAGKPVLRHAAEALLAEGLVDALLPVCAPAEAGRVATLLEGLPALAPVAGGATRQDSVRAGLEALAADPPAIVLVHDGARPVVPAGTVAALLAALQDRAGAIPALPVSDTLKRGEGGAIAATVPREGLFRAQTPQAFRFPVLLAGHRAAAPGATDDAALLEAMGEAVALVPGSEENVKVTFPEDLARLEAARRAALWPRTGTGFDVHRLVPDRPLFLCGVKVEHPLGLDGHSDADVGIHALCDAIYGAMAEGDIGRHFPPSEAEWKDADSARFLRHAAALVAERGGVIANADVTLICERPKITPHAPAMRARLAELMGVPLSRVSVKATTSERLGFTGRGEGIACQAAVSVLLPE from the coding sequence ATGACGCGCCCCGTTCCGTCCGCCGCGACTCCGCCCTCCCCGCCCCGCGCCGTCGCCCTGCTGCTGGCGGCGGGCCAGGGGCTGCGCTTCGGCGCGGCCGCCCCGAAGCAGTTCCTGCCCCTCGCCGGCAAGCCGGTGCTGCGCCACGCCGCCGAGGCGCTGCTCGCCGAGGGGCTGGTCGACGCGCTGCTCCCGGTCTGTGCCCCGGCCGAGGCGGGGCGGGTCGCCACGCTGCTGGAGGGCCTGCCCGCCCTCGCCCCCGTGGCCGGCGGCGCCACCCGGCAGGACAGCGTGCGCGCAGGGCTGGAGGCGCTGGCCGCCGACCCGCCCGCCATCGTGCTGGTGCATGACGGCGCCCGCCCGGTCGTGCCCGCCGGCACCGTCGCCGCCCTGCTGGCGGCGCTGCAGGACCGGGCGGGCGCCATCCCGGCGCTCCCCGTCAGCGACACGCTCAAGCGCGGCGAGGGCGGGGCCATCGCGGCGACCGTGCCGCGCGAGGGGCTGTTCCGGGCGCAGACGCCCCAGGCCTTCCGCTTCCCCGTGCTGCTCGCCGGCCACCGCGCCGCCGCGCCGGGGGCGACGGACGACGCGGCGCTGCTGGAGGCGATGGGAGAGGCGGTGGCGCTGGTGCCGGGATCGGAGGAGAACGTGAAGGTGACCTTTCCCGAGGACCTTGCCCGGCTGGAGGCGGCGCGCCGCGCGGCGCTCTGGCCGCGCACCGGCACCGGCTTCGACGTGCACCGGCTGGTGCCGGACCGGCCGCTGTTCCTGTGCGGCGTGAAGGTCGAGCATCCGCTCGGCCTGGATGGGCATTCCGACGCCGATGTGGGCATCCACGCCCTGTGCGACGCGATCTACGGCGCCATGGCGGAGGGCGATATCGGCCGACACTTCCCGCCCTCCGAGGCGGAATGGAAGGATGCCGACAGCGCCCGCTTCCTCCGCCACGCCGCGGCGCTGGTGGCGGAGCGGGGCGGCGTGATCGCCAATGCGGACGTCACCCTGATCTGCGAGCGGCCGAAGATCACCCCCCACGCCCCCGCCATGCGCGCCCGGCTGGCGGAGCTGATGGGCGTGCCGCTGTCCCGCGTCTCGGTGAAGGCGACCACCTCCGAGCGGCTCGGCTTCACCGGGCGGGGCGAGGGCATCGCCTGCCAGGCGGCGGTCTCGGTCCTGCTGCCGGAGTAG
- a CDS encoding acetoin utilization protein AcuC codes for MQTAPLLIGSEIYRGSTYGGKHPLAIPRVSTALDLIRALGWLDPERYLDSPRATPEQLTRFHTPDYVAALQRAEAEQAVSDAVRARHRLGAEGNPIYREVFRRPATGAGGAILAARLVRDGGVVHIPGAGTHHAMPDRASGFCYLNDVALCCLALVDARLERVLYLDIDAHHGDGVEAAFHDDPRVLTVSVHEANRWPRTGLVGDRAGGHARNLPVPEGFNDSEMRWVLHHAILPLLRHWRPQAIVLQCGADAIEEDPLSRLALSNNAHFAVIRALLGEAPRLIVTGGGGYNPWSVARCWAGVWGVLNGHEAPERLPPGAEAVLRGLTWFRAAGRAPPEHWFTTLRDPPREGVIRREVQEVCAAVVRDLPEP; via the coding sequence TTGCAGACCGCACCCCTCCTCATCGGGTCGGAGATCTACCGGGGCTCGACCTATGGCGGGAAGCACCCGCTGGCGATCCCCCGCGTCTCCACCGCGCTCGACCTGATCCGCGCCCTGGGCTGGCTGGACCCGGAGCGGTACCTCGACAGCCCCCGCGCGACACCGGAGCAGCTCACCCGCTTCCACACCCCGGACTACGTCGCCGCGCTGCAACGCGCCGAGGCGGAGCAGGCGGTGAGCGACGCGGTCCGCGCCCGCCACCGCCTGGGCGCGGAGGGCAACCCGATCTACCGCGAGGTCTTCCGCCGCCCCGCCACCGGCGCCGGGGGCGCGATCCTGGCGGCGCGGCTGGTGCGCGACGGCGGCGTGGTCCACATCCCCGGCGCCGGGACACACCACGCCATGCCCGACCGGGCGAGCGGCTTCTGCTACCTCAACGACGTGGCGCTGTGCTGCCTCGCGCTGGTCGATGCCAGGCTGGAGCGGGTGCTCTACCTCGACATCGACGCGCATCACGGCGACGGCGTGGAGGCCGCCTTCCACGACGACCCGCGCGTGCTGACCGTTTCCGTCCACGAGGCCAACCGCTGGCCGCGCACCGGGCTGGTCGGCGACCGTGCCGGGGGGCATGCGCGGAACCTGCCGGTGCCGGAGGGCTTCAACGACAGCGAGATGCGCTGGGTGCTGCACCACGCGATCCTGCCGCTGCTGCGCCACTGGCGGCCGCAGGCGATCGTCCTGCAATGCGGCGCGGATGCGATCGAGGAGGACCCGCTGTCCCGGCTCGCCCTCTCCAACAACGCCCATTTCGCCGTGATTCGGGCGCTGCTGGGGGAAGCGCCCCGGCTGATCGTGACGGGGGGCGGGGGCTACAACCCCTGGTCCGTGGCGCGCTGCTGGGCGGGGGTCTGGGGGGTGCTGAACGGGCATGAGGCGCCAGAGCGCCTGCCGCCCGGGGCGGAGGCGGTGCTCCGCGGCCTCACCTGGTTCCGCGCCGCCGGGCGCGCGCCGCCGGAGCACTGGTTCACCACCTTGCGCGACCCCCCGCGCGAGGGGGTCATCCGCCGCGAGGTGCAGGAGGTCTGCGCGGCGGTGGTGCGGGACCTGCCGGAGCCCTGA
- the rpmF gene encoding 50S ribosomal protein L32, with product MAVPKKKVSPSRRGMRRSHEALTAEAYADCPNCGELKRPHHVCHSCGHYDGREVVQASDKQKIAVRV from the coding sequence ATGGCCGTCCCTAAGAAGAAAGTTTCGCCCTCCCGCCGCGGCATGCGCCGCAGCCACGAGGCGCTCACCGCCGAGGCCTATGCCGACTGCCCCAACTGCGGCGAGCTGAAGCGCCCCCACCATGTCTGCCACTCCTGCGGCCATTACGACGGCCGCGAGGTCGTGCAGGCCAGCGACAAGCAGAAGATCGCGGTCCGCGTCTGA
- a CDS encoding YceD family protein yields the protein MTVEFSRPLVLSTVPEGGRRLTLSATAEERAALARRLDLVSLDRLDAEAEIRPERGPGGIYRVTGRMRAAVVQSCVVTLEPVPQEVEESLDWRVIPGGTAEEDEGEAPEDMAEGPEDVEAAGGVLDVGEALAQQLSLALDPYPRAPGAALDPGGAGDSRSPFAALSRLRRDG from the coding sequence ATGACCGTGGAGTTCTCCCGCCCCCTGGTGCTGTCCACCGTGCCGGAGGGCGGCCGGCGCCTGACCCTGAGCGCCACCGCGGAGGAGCGGGCGGCGCTGGCCCGGCGGCTGGATCTGGTGTCGCTGGACCGGTTGGACGCCGAGGCGGAGATCCGCCCGGAGCGGGGGCCGGGCGGCATCTACCGGGTGACCGGCCGGATGCGGGCTGCCGTGGTGCAGTCCTGCGTCGTGACGCTGGAGCCGGTGCCGCAGGAGGTCGAGGAGTCGCTGGACTGGCGCGTGATCCCCGGCGGCACCGCGGAGGAGGACGAGGGCGAGGCGCCCGAGGACATGGCCGAGGGCCCGGAGGATGTGGAGGCCGCGGGCGGCGTGCTGGATGTCGGCGAGGCGCTGGCGCAGCAGCTCTCCCTGGCGCTCGACCCCTATCCCCGCGCCCCCGGCGCGGCCCTGGACCCCGGTGGGGCCGGGGATTCGCGCTCGCCCTTCGCCGCCCTCTCCCGCCTCCGCCGCGACGGGTAG
- the plsX gene encoding phosphate acyltransferase PlsX translates to MSGPAPAFALAVDAMGGDNAPEAVLDGVELSAERHPGARFLLLGDEARLSPLLARRKRAAEACSLRHAPEAVPGEMKPTAALRLRGSSMRLAIDAVASGEAAGVVSAGNTGALMALAKIVLKTMAEIDRPALAAIGPSARGDVVLLDLGANLQADARNLVEFAVMGDAFARAVLGLTSPSIGLLNVGSEELKGDERVRQAAEALRESHVGANFRGFVEGHDITAGTVDVVVTDGFTGNIALKTGEGALKLMRDLLRQVFTSSVPARLGYLLARPALDRLREWMDPRRYNGAVLVGLNGVVVKSHGGTDALGFAYAMDVAMDMVTHGFNDRIREGIGLLRRGDADTPTLTAMR, encoded by the coding sequence ATGAGCGGCCCGGCTCCTGCCTTCGCCCTGGCGGTGGATGCGATGGGCGGCGACAACGCGCCCGAGGCAGTGCTGGACGGCGTCGAGCTGTCGGCCGAGCGCCATCCCGGCGCGCGCTTCCTGCTGCTGGGCGACGAGGCCCGGCTGTCCCCCCTGCTGGCGCGCCGCAAGCGTGCGGCGGAGGCATGCAGCCTGCGGCACGCGCCGGAGGCCGTGCCGGGGGAGATGAAGCCCACGGCGGCGCTGCGCCTGCGCGGCTCCTCCATGCGGCTTGCCATCGACGCCGTGGCCTCGGGCGAGGCCGCCGGCGTCGTCTCGGCCGGGAACACCGGCGCGCTGATGGCGCTCGCCAAGATCGTGCTCAAGACCATGGCGGAGATCGACCGGCCCGCGCTCGCGGCCATCGGCCCCTCCGCGCGCGGCGACGTGGTGCTGCTCGACCTGGGGGCGAACCTCCAGGCCGATGCCCGCAACCTGGTCGAGTTCGCGGTGATGGGCGATGCCTTCGCCCGCGCGGTGCTGGGCCTCACCTCGCCCTCCATCGGCCTGCTCAACGTGGGCTCGGAGGAGCTGAAGGGCGACGAGCGGGTACGGCAGGCGGCCGAGGCGCTGCGCGAAAGCCATGTCGGCGCGAACTTCCGCGGCTTCGTCGAGGGCCACGACATCACCGCCGGCACGGTCGACGTGGTGGTGACGGACGGCTTCACCGGCAACATCGCGCTCAAGACCGGCGAGGGCGCGCTGAAGCTGATGCGCGACCTGCTGCGCCAGGTCTTCACCTCCTCCGTGCCCGCGCGGCTGGGCTACCTGCTGGCCCGCCCGGCGCTGGACCGGCTGCGCGAGTGGATGGACCCGCGCCGCTACAACGGCGCCGTGCTGGTCGGTCTGAACGGCGTGGTGGTGAAGAGCCATGGCGGCACCGACGCGCTCGGCTTCGCCTATGCGATGGACGTCGCCATGGACATGGTCACCCATGGCTTCAACGACCGCATCCGCGAGGGCATCGGCCTGCTGCGGCGGGGCGATGCCGACACCCCCACCCTGACCGCGATGCGCTGA
- a CDS encoding integration host factor subunit alpha has product MNTVTRAQLADAIYAQVGLSRNESAALLEGVLERISASLEAGQAVKLSAFGTFTVRQKAQRVGRNPKTGIEVPISPRRVLSFRASQVLKARINGEAAPADAPDGGDDA; this is encoded by the coding sequence ATGAATACCGTGACGCGGGCACAACTCGCGGACGCGATCTATGCGCAGGTGGGTCTGTCGCGGAACGAGAGCGCCGCGCTGCTGGAAGGCGTGCTCGAGCGCATCTCCGCCAGCCTGGAGGCGGGGCAGGCGGTGAAGCTCTCCGCCTTCGGGACCTTCACCGTGCGGCAGAAGGCGCAGCGCGTGGGCCGCAACCCCAAGACCGGTATCGAGGTGCCGATCTCCCCGCGCCGCGTGCTCTCCTTCCGGGCCAGCCAGGTGCTGAAGGCGCGGATCAACGGCGAGGCCGCGCCCGCCGATGCGCCGGACGGGGGGGATGACGCCTGA
- a CDS encoding MerR family transcriptional regulator, translated as MPSEVMDEASARPRKAPTAFRTISEVAEDLHIPQHVLRFWESKFPQLKPLKRGGGRRYYRPDDIALLRRIGDLLYTQGYTIKGVQRLLRDGTPEGAEPAPAEMAATGREGLLQECVEELESIAASLRLLTHGGRG; from the coding sequence ATGCCGTCCGAGGTGATGGACGAGGCCTCGGCACGGCCCCGCAAGGCGCCGACAGCCTTCCGCACCATCAGCGAGGTGGCGGAGGACCTGCACATCCCGCAGCACGTGCTGCGCTTCTGGGAAAGCAAGTTCCCGCAGCTCAAGCCGCTGAAGCGCGGCGGCGGGCGGCGCTACTACCGGCCGGACGACATCGCGCTGCTGCGGCGGATCGGCGACCTGCTCTACACCCAGGGCTATACCATCAAGGGCGTGCAGCGGCTGCTGCGCGACGGCACGCCGGAGGGGGCTGAGCCGGCCCCGGCCGAGATGGCGGCCACCGGGCGGGAAGGGTTGCTGCAGGAATGCGTGGAGGAGCTGGAGTCGATCGCGGCCAGCCTCCGCCTCCTCACCCATGGCGGACGCGGATAG
- a CDS encoding beta-ketoacyl-ACP synthase III, translating to MRALITGTGGYLPARVLDNDALAAAYGLDTSDEWIRERTGIRQRHLAAEGETASSMGVAAARQALAQAGADPASVGAVIVATSTPDSAFPSTAARIQGALGCPGGPAFDLSAACAGFIYALGVAGSLMRSGAVRSALVIGTEVYSRILDWTDRGTCVLFGDGAGAVLLQAGEDPDRGLLSWHLHADGRHGDILQVEGGAGSTGGTGLLRMAGREVFRHAVAKLASAVDEALAANRLDRSEVQWLVPHQANRRIIDAMGRKLGLPPERVVITVDRHANTSAASIPLALAEATRDGRIQRGDLVLMEAIGGGLTWGAALARY from the coding sequence ATGCGTGCCCTGATCACCGGAACCGGCGGCTACCTTCCCGCGCGCGTTCTGGACAATGATGCGTTGGCGGCGGCCTATGGGCTGGACACCTCCGACGAGTGGATCCGCGAGCGGACGGGCATCCGCCAGCGGCACCTGGCGGCGGAGGGCGAGACCGCCTCCTCCATGGGCGTCGCCGCGGCGCGGCAGGCGCTGGCCCAGGCGGGGGCCGACCCGGCTAGCGTGGGCGCGGTGATCGTCGCCACCTCCACTCCCGACAGCGCCTTCCCCTCCACCGCAGCGCGCATCCAGGGTGCGCTGGGCTGCCCCGGCGGCCCGGCCTTCGACCTCTCCGCCGCCTGCGCCGGCTTCATCTATGCGCTGGGCGTGGCCGGATCGCTGATGCGCAGCGGCGCGGTGCGCAGCGCGCTGGTGATCGGCACGGAGGTCTATTCCCGCATCCTGGACTGGACCGACCGCGGCACCTGCGTGCTGTTCGGCGACGGGGCGGGGGCGGTGCTGCTCCAGGCGGGGGAGGACCCGGATCGCGGCCTGCTCTCCTGGCACCTGCATGCCGATGGCCGCCATGGCGACATCCTGCAGGTGGAGGGCGGGGCCGGCAGCACCGGCGGCACCGGCCTGCTGCGGATGGCCGGGCGCGAGGTATTCCGCCACGCCGTGGCCAAGCTCGCCTCCGCCGTCGACGAGGCGCTGGCGGCCAACCGCCTGGACCGGTCCGAGGTGCAGTGGCTGGTGCCGCACCAGGCGAACCGGCGCATCATCGACGCCATGGGCCGCAAGCTGGGCCTGCCGCCCGAGCGGGTGGTGATCACCGTCGACCGCCACGCCAACACCTCGGCCGCGTCGATCCCGCTCGCGCTCGCCGAGGCGACGCGCGACGGCCGCATCCAGCGCGGCGACCTGGTGCTGATGGAGGCCATCGGCGGCGGGCTGACCTGGGGCGCGGCGCTGGCGCGCTACTGA
- a CDS encoding YjbE family putative metal transport protein (Members of this highly hydrophobic protein family,regularly are found preceded by the yybP-ykoY manganese riboswitch (see RF00080). A metal cation transport function is proposed.): MESVTGSLTGLLEIIFANAILSGDNAVVIGLAAAGLPAAQRSKAVLFGVVAAAVLRIIFSIFASFLLTLWWIELVGGLALLYIAWGFWRELRQADAEEAAEGHAHHDKSLMAALWQIVVADVSMSLDNVLAIAAIARNNFPLLVIGLLVSIVMMGLLGGLLAKLLDRYRWIAYLGLALIVWIGLQLLWEGMVAGNDVLQLGLPLPAPHHEAAH, from the coding sequence ATGGAGTCCGTGACCGGGTCGCTGACCGGCCTGCTCGAAATCATCTTCGCCAATGCCATCCTGTCGGGCGACAACGCGGTGGTCATCGGCCTGGCCGCCGCCGGCCTGCCGGCCGCGCAGCGGTCCAAGGCGGTGCTGTTCGGCGTCGTCGCCGCGGCGGTCCTGCGAATCATCTTCTCGATCTTCGCCAGCTTCCTGCTGACGCTCTGGTGGATCGAGCTCGTCGGCGGCCTGGCGCTGCTCTACATCGCCTGGGGCTTCTGGCGGGAGCTGCGGCAGGCCGACGCCGAGGAGGCGGCCGAGGGCCACGCCCATCACGACAAGAGCCTGATGGCGGCGCTGTGGCAGATCGTCGTGGCGGACGTCTCGATGTCCCTCGACAACGTCCTGGCCATCGCCGCCATCGCCCGCAACAACTTCCCGCTGCTGGTGATCGGGCTGCTCGTCTCCATCGTCATGATGGGCCTGCTGGGCGGGCTGCTGGCCAAGCTGCTCGATCGCTACCGCTGGATCGCCTATCTCGGCCTCGCGCTGATCGTCTGGATCGGCCTGCAGCTTCTCTGGGAGGGTATGGTGGCCGGAAACGACGTGCTGCAACTGGGTCTGCCGCTGCCGGCGCCCCATCACGAGGCGGCGCATTGA
- a CDS encoding outer membrane protein assembly factor BamE, with amino-acid sequence MARPPHPVNQQTGRPAGHPTRLGKPAGLLLLALAAVPALGGCSLFEAPRELRGNRVDDELLSQITPGVQTKQDVAALLGSPSTTATFDQDHWYYISVVTHIRPARTPGIEDQRVVAITFNPNGVVQEVKRLGDEDRRNIAFVDRQTPVPGNDRTVLQQLFGNIGRFGGGGASSDQGPGGGPGR; translated from the coding sequence ATGGCCCGCCCCCCGCATCCCGTCAATCAACAGACCGGGCGACCGGCCGGGCATCCGACCCGGCTCGGAAAGCCCGCCGGACTGCTCCTCCTGGCCCTGGCCGCCGTGCCGGCCCTGGGCGGCTGCTCCCTGTTCGAGGCTCCGCGGGAACTCCGCGGCAACCGCGTGGACGATGAGCTGCTGTCGCAGATCACGCCGGGCGTGCAGACCAAGCAAGACGTCGCCGCCCTGCTCGGCTCGCCCAGCACCACCGCGACCTTCGACCAGGACCACTGGTACTACATCAGCGTCGTCACCCACATCCGGCCGGCCCGCACCCCGGGGATCGAGGACCAGCGGGTGGTCGCCATCACCTTCAATCCCAACGGGGTGGTGCAGGAGGTCAAGCGCCTGGGAGACGAGGACCGGCGCAACATCGCCTTCGTCGATCGCCAGACCCCGGTCCCGGGCAACGACCGCACGGTGCTGCAGCAGCTGTTCGGCAATATCGGCCGCTTCGGCGGGGGCGGCGCGAGCAGCGACCAGGGTCCGGGCGGCGGCCCGGGCCGCTGA
- the dusB gene encoding tRNA dihydrouridine synthase DusB, protein MTEGDRSSPAGSAALAPIDLGGGVRIDCPVILAPMSGVTDLPFRRLARELGGPMVVSEMIASQAMVRTNRQTLKMAEVDGFGGPASVQLAGCDPEVMAEAARLAVDRGAAIVDINFGCPVKKVAVGQSAGSALMRDEVAAARILEATARAVSVPVTLKMRMGWDHASLNAPRLAVIARESGIRMVTVHGRTRQMFYTGTADWGFVAQVKAVAGIPVIVNGDILGAEDAAEALRRSGADGVMIGRGAYGRPWLMAAVADRLRGGTMAEDPDLATRYAILRRHYDAMLEHHGRDPGLRLARKHLAWYSRGLPGSAEHRVRINQADTVEAALAELAAYWEPLIGRGVVVAHGRAEALAA, encoded by the coding sequence ATGACGGAAGGCGATCGGTCCTCGCCAGCCGGGTCCGCCGCCCTGGCGCCCATCGACCTCGGCGGCGGCGTGCGGATCGACTGCCCCGTGATCCTGGCGCCGATGTCCGGCGTCACCGACCTGCCCTTCCGGCGGCTGGCGCGGGAGCTGGGCGGGCCGATGGTGGTCAGCGAGATGATCGCCAGCCAGGCGATGGTCCGCACCAACCGCCAGACGCTGAAGATGGCGGAGGTGGACGGCTTCGGCGGCCCTGCCTCCGTCCAGCTCGCCGGCTGCGACCCGGAGGTGATGGCCGAGGCCGCGCGGCTGGCCGTGGACCGCGGCGCGGCCATCGTCGACATCAACTTCGGCTGCCCGGTGAAGAAGGTCGCGGTGGGCCAGTCCGCCGGCTCCGCCCTGATGCGCGACGAGGTGGCCGCCGCCCGCATCCTGGAGGCGACCGCGCGGGCGGTGTCCGTCCCCGTGACGCTGAAGATGCGGATGGGCTGGGACCATGCCAGCCTGAACGCCCCCCGCCTTGCGGTCATCGCGCGGGAGAGCGGCATCCGCATGGTCACCGTGCACGGCCGCACCCGGCAGATGTTCTACACGGGCACGGCCGACTGGGGCTTCGTGGCCCAGGTCAAGGCGGTGGCCGGCATCCCGGTGATCGTGAACGGCGACATCCTGGGCGCGGAGGACGCGGCCGAGGCGCTGCGCCGCTCCGGCGCGGATGGCGTCATGATCGGGCGCGGCGCCTATGGGCGTCCCTGGCTGATGGCCGCCGTCGCCGACCGCCTGCGTGGCGGGACCATGGCGGAGGATCCGGACCTCGCCACGCGCTACGCCATCCTGCGCCGGCACTACGATGCCATGCTGGAGCATCACGGGCGCGACCCGGGGCTGCGGCTCGCGCGCAAGCACCTCGCCTGGTACTCGCGCGGCCTGCCCGGCAGCGCCGAGCACCGCGTCCGCATCAACCAGGCCGATACGGTGGAGGCTGCCCTGGCCGAGCTCGCCGCCTACTGGGAGCCGCTGATCGGGCGCGGCGTGGTCGTCGCCCATGGCCGCGCCGAGGCGCTGGCGGCATGA
- a CDS encoding ubiquinol-cytochrome C chaperone family protein, whose product MGLFGLLRRKPHERTGFELYTAAVAAAREPALFAAGVPDTLEGRFEAISLHVGLLVHRLRHDPDPRGAPIAQAVFDAMFADMDLNLREMGVGDMSIGKRVKRLWENFHGRARAYEAAIAAPGNAAWEEALARNLWAGSAPEGAPARLAAHARVLEAWLAAQPFEALAGGRLALPRMEAA is encoded by the coding sequence ATGGGCCTCTTCGGCCTGCTGCGGCGCAAGCCGCACGAGCGCACCGGCTTCGAGCTGTACACGGCGGCGGTGGCCGCGGCGCGGGAGCCCGCGCTCTTCGCCGCCGGCGTGCCCGATACGCTGGAGGGCCGGTTCGAGGCCATCTCCCTGCATGTCGGCCTGCTGGTCCACCGGCTGCGGCACGATCCCGACCCGCGCGGGGCGCCGATCGCCCAGGCGGTGTTCGATGCCATGTTCGCGGACATGGACCTGAACCTGCGCGAGATGGGGGTGGGCGACATGTCCATCGGCAAGCGGGTGAAGCGGCTGTGGGAGAACTTCCATGGCCGGGCCCGTGCCTATGAGGCCGCCATCGCCGCCCCCGGCAATGCCGCGTGGGAGGAGGCGCTGGCGCGCAACCTCTGGGCCGGCAGCGCGCCGGAGGGAGCGCCGGCGCGGCTGGCCGCCCATGCCCGGGTGCTGGAGGCGTGGCTCGCCGCCCAGCCCTTCGAGGCCCTGGCCGGGGGCCGACTCGCCCTGCCGCGCATGGAGGCCGCATGA
- a CDS encoding acetyl-CoA acetyltransferase: protein MTEACIVGWAHTPFGKLEDAPDVESLLARVARNAIEDAGVAPSDIEGVFVGLFNGGFQAQDFPASLVMQSVPELRFRRATRYENACATGSAAIHGALDFLAAGRGRFALVLGAEKMTAVPGAKVGDILLGCSYRKEEGEIEAGFAGVFGRIAEAYFQRHGDQSDALAAIAAKNHRNGVENPYAQLRKDLGYEFCRTPSEKNPVVAGPLKRTDCSPVSDGAAALVLTDEETARTLGKAVRFRAAVQVNDLMPISARDITRFEGAREAWARAHAAAGTTLADLSLAEVHDCFTIAELIEYEAMGLAPEGQGARAALEGWTAKDGRLPVNPSGGLKAKGHPIGATGVSMHALAAMQLCDAAGGMQIPGATVAGVFNMGGSAVANYVSILERLR, encoded by the coding sequence ATGACCGAGGCCTGCATCGTCGGCTGGGCGCATACGCCCTTCGGCAAGCTGGAGGACGCGCCGGACGTCGAAAGCCTGCTGGCCCGCGTCGCCCGCAACGCCATCGAGGATGCGGGGGTCGCTCCGTCCGACATCGAGGGCGTCTTCGTCGGCCTGTTCAACGGCGGCTTCCAGGCCCAGGACTTCCCCGCCTCGCTGGTGATGCAGTCCGTGCCGGAGCTGCGCTTCCGCCGCGCCACCCGCTACGAGAACGCCTGCGCCACCGGCTCCGCCGCGATCCATGGCGCGCTGGACTTCCTGGCGGCCGGGCGGGGGCGCTTCGCGCTGGTGCTGGGGGCGGAGAAGATGACCGCCGTGCCGGGGGCGAAGGTGGGGGACATCCTGCTCGGCTGCTCCTACCGCAAGGAGGAGGGGGAGATCGAGGCGGGCTTCGCCGGGGTCTTCGGCCGCATCGCCGAGGCGTATTTCCAGCGCCATGGCGACCAGTCCGACGCGCTGGCCGCCATCGCCGCGAAGAACCACCGCAACGGGGTGGAGAACCCCTATGCCCAGCTCCGCAAGGACCTGGGCTACGAGTTCTGCCGCACCCCGAGCGAGAAGAACCCCGTGGTCGCCGGGCCGCTGAAGCGCACCGACTGCTCGCCGGTCAGCGACGGCGCGGCGGCGCTGGTGCTGACGGACGAGGAGACGGCGCGCACGCTGGGCAAGGCGGTGCGCTTCCGGGCGGCGGTGCAGGTGAACGACCTGATGCCGATCTCGGCGCGCGACATCACCCGCTTCGAGGGGGCGCGCGAGGCCTGGGCGCGGGCGCATGCCGCCGCCGGGACGACGCTCGCCGACCTGTCGCTGGCCGAGGTGCACGACTGCTTCACCATCGCGGAGCTCATCGAATACGAGGCGATGGGCCTGGCGCCGGAGGGGCAGGGGGCCCGCGCCGCGCTGGAGGGCTGGACGGCCAAGGACGGGCGGCTGCCGGTGAACCCCTCGGGCGGGCTGAAGGCCAAGGGGCACCCGATCGGGGCCACCGGCGTCTCCATGCACGCGCTGGCGGCGATGCAGCTCTGCGACGCGGCGGGGGGGATGCAGATTCCTGGCGCGACGGTGGCGGGGGTGTTCAACATGGGCGGCTCGGCGGTGGCGAACTACGTCTCCATCCTGGAGCGGCTGCGCTGA